The DNA sequence ATTAAATGTTCTTATAAAAATACATAAAGGCGGACCCAATGGCATCGCCAAAAAATAAGGCATTCATTTGTAATCAAAAGGCCGCGGTACGAGGAGTGTCACCACTCAGCGTACGGCGGACCGATCCCCGCGAGTGCTTTGATGTGCCATCATTCATGATTCAGTGCATAGGCACATGAAAGCGGGAGTAAGACGGAATAGGAATACCCATGAGCCCTGCATTTTTTTTGGGGTTTTAGGGGGGCATCCCCCTAACAAGCGAATTTGGCTAGCCAAATTCAGTGCTTGCTGCAACACAAGACATCAGTCTTGTGTTGTAAAAAAGTCACGATTGGTCTCAATAGATACCTGCCGAAAAGAAAATTCTGCCAGTCATCGTTCGCACTCGCAAAACTAAAATATTTATTGCAAATACTAATTATAAGAAGGAAATAAAAACCTGGTTAACATATTTGTCAATCAGGTATTTGTAAACGTAATTGTCTTATTTTTAAGGCTATGCTTGTGTATTTAATACACGTCCATCAACAGGAATTCCGCAAGATGCTTGTGCTTAATGCCCTCCACGTTATCATTCCAAAAATCATCCATTGTAACGACGTATTTCGGATAATGGTCTTTGATGGCCAGCAGCGGAGCAAACTCACGGTTAATGGTTTCCTGGGCGACAGCGGGTGTATAGGATACTTGAACGTAAACTTTTTCATTTTTTCTCTCAGCAATGAAGTCAACCTCTTTGGTATCGAGCTTTCCTACAAAAACACGGTAGCCCCTTCGCTCAAGCTCCAGCATAACGATGTTTTCCAGTATCCCGGCAATCAGCCTGTCTTTGTAGCCCATGACCGCATAGGCCAAGGACTGATCCCCGATATAATATTTTTCGTTGGTTTGTAGAATCTCTTTGCCCTTGATGTCATAACGGGGAATCTTTCTGATTATATAGGCGCTTTCGAGGGCGCTTAAATAGTTGTAGACGGTATTTAAGTCAATCTTGCGCTGCTGGCTCTTAAAATAGTCGGCTACATTTTTTGCGGAAAAGGTATTGCCGATGTTGTCAAACACAAACTTGACCACCCGCTCCAACAGTTCGATATTGCGGATGTTATGCCGCTGTACGGTGTCGCGGAGAATTGCCGAAGAATAGATGTCGTTCACAATGCGGTAAGCCGTGTCTTCTTCATAATCACCGATGTGGACGGCGGGAAACCCGCCAAGACGGATATAGTCCCTGACTTCCTCCCGCATATTGACCGGTTTCTCGCCTGTGCGCACCTCCTTAAACAGCAGATATTCCTTGAAAGAGAGTGTGTTGATTTTAATCTCGATATAACGGCCTGCGATGTAGGTCGCAAGTTCGGATGACAGCAGGCGCGAATTTGAGCCTGTGATATACAAGTCGGAGTTGGCGCCTGCCAGCAGAGAGTTGACCGCTTTCTCCCAGCGCTTGACTTCTTGGATCTCATCTAAAAGGATATAATATCGGCCTTCACCTGTCATGCGCGCTTTCACATAACTGTGCAGCTTCTCCGCCGTATTCAGGTCGGAGAAATCAAGGTTTTCAAAATTGATATACAGGATGTTTTCCGGTGCAACGCCGCTGCTCTGAAGCTCATCCCGCAGCATCATCAGAATGGAGGATTTCCCACAGCGCCGGATGCCTGTCAGCACCTTAACAAACGGTTTCCCGATGAACGGCCTGATTTGCTTCATGTATAAATCTCTTTGGATCATGATAACCACCGCCTTATTGGTATTATACCACAGAACGGTGCAGATATACATAAAACGTTTAGGGTTATAACCCTATAAATATATAAAATTATTTTGCTTTTTGCATCCTATCATTGTTTTATAGGTGATAACAGGCAAATAATAAAATAGTTATCGCTCCTGTCCATGTCGTTTTTCCAATACATTTTTCAGATAATCGTTCATATCTTTCCCGCACTTCGGCGGTTCGTCGGAAATAGCGTAAGCAGGGGAAAGGATGGTTTGAAGGGTTTTTGCCGCCAGCCGTCCCGCCGTATCGTTGTCCAGGTGTAACGCAATTTCCTTGATCTGCGGGAAGTCTTTTAAGTATTGGACGAGCGCGGCGGGTGAGGTGCTTTGTTCGATAATCTTTTTCGGCTTATAGATTCCCGCAAGGGACAGACAGTTTTCCTTCCTCCAGTCCCTGCCGGAAAACAGCTCCAGCGTGCCGTAGGAAAGGAGGTCAATGGCGCTTTCAAAAAGATGGAGTTTACGGCTTCCCTGCCGTGCCGGAATGGAAAAGGAAAAATGCTTGTCGCTTCCTTCGGCTTCCCCTAAAAACCGTTTGCCGGTTGTTCCACGAAACGTCGCATATTTGGGAACACCCTGGCGGTTAAAACCGACAAATACAGCATTATGATGTTCGTGGCCTTCGTATAGCCGTCCGGTCCGGATGCTGTATTCAATTAAAGTCCTGTGGATGCCGCGCCCGGAGAGATAAGCAATCACACAGTTGTTGTTTTTGTTTTTTTCCGGCAAAAGTAAGTTTCTCTGGTTGGTGGGTTCTTGTGCTTTTGACGGGACCGGCGGCATGATAGCCGCCCGTCCGTCTATCTGAATGACTGCTTCAGGGAGCGTCATACCTCGAACCTTGATGAGATAGTCCAATGCAGAGCGCCCGCCGATGCTGCGCGACCACCAGCACCATCTTCCGTTACTGATTTTCAGGCTGTCATGAGTGCGGGTGGTATAGACGTTGCCGGAAAAGTGCACCAGCTCATGCGGCTCGTAATATTGCAAATAAGTCAGCAGATCCATTTGCTTGGCCCGTTCAATCTGCTCTGGTGTTACATAAGGCATTTCTTTATCACCTCACCTTTCATAACCCACAGTTTTCTTTTCCGGAACATCTATATCCTCGTCAGGCTCGCAGTCGATCACCTCGTTTTCATGTTTATCCATGTTGAGCAAAATGTTCAGCTCTGCCAGTCGCGCAGACTTGGTTTGCAGCTCCTGTTCCTTCTCAAAGGGGATGTCAATCTGTTCTTTAGCCGTTTCCATCTGCTGGCGAAGAGTGCTTAATTGCTCCCGGCAATATTCCAGTTTTTTGGGCATTTCAGCAAGGGCATTGTTAAGTCGGGTAATATTCCCGTAAATGTCCGTACCCAGTGATACTGTATGGCTTAGAGTGCCCTGCAGGGTGATTTGATATTGCTTATGGAAGCTGTCAAAGGAAAACAGCATTGGAAAACCCATGTAGCTGCCCAGCTCCTGCGGTTCGGGAGAAGTCATCAGCTTACATGCTTCCAGAATTGCCGCGCCTGCCTTGGCTTTTTCAGTGTAGGCAACGTTTTTCACCGTCATGCCTGCAAATTGGCTGTCTTCTGTGTTGCCTTCGGTGGGTTCCAATACGCTGTGATGCTCATACAGGGTAAGGTCTTTTTCATAGCCCGCAATGCGTTCCTCGGTGGTTTTGATCTGCTGCGGATAATGTTTGAGCAATCTGTCTTCCAAAGCATAACGCTGGCTTAAGTGATTGGCTTTCAGTAATTTCAGCTTGGAAACCTGAATGTCCAGATCCATCTTTTCGCGTATATAGGGGTTACCTGTCGCCAGTGCCTTCACTTCGGCATAGGAAAGCGCCGTCTCGTCAATGTCCTCGGCGCTTCGCACGGGGGATTTACTGGTCATAATCTGGGAAATAAACCGCTGCTTGTTCTCCAATACCTGATAGAGATAGGCGTCAAAGGTGTTTTCCGTCACATAGCGGAAGATATGCACCTCGTCGTTTTTGTTTCCCTGGCGGACAATCCTGCCGCTTCGCTGTTCCAGATCACGGGGACGCCAAGGGCAGTCCAGATCGTGAAGGGCAATCAGCTTATCCTGCACGTTGGTCCCGGCCCCCATTTTAAAGGTGGAGCCTAACAGGATTCGTACCTGTCCCTTGCGCACCTTGGCAAACAGTTCTTTTTTCTTCGTTTCCGTGTCGGCATTATGAATGAAAGCAAGCTCATCGGCGGGAACACCTTGGAAAACGAGCTTTTGCTTGACATCATCGTATACGTTGAAATTCCCATCGCCTTTGGGTGTGGACAGGTCGCAGAACACAAGCTGAGTGAGCCTCTTATCTCTGTTTTCCCGCCAGAAACGAAACACATTTTCCACGCAGGCGTTTACCTTGCTGTTCTCGTGATCGGGAAGCATGGGACTCACCAGCCGCTGGTCAAGAGCCAGCTTGCGGCCGTCGTTGGTTATTTTCAGCATGTTGTCCTCATTCGGTTCTACCATCCGGTTGCGCACCCGTTCGGCGCGCTCCGCAAGCTCGGCTACCATATCCTGCTGGAATTCGCTCGGCTTGACCGCAACATTATGGTAGTTGGCTTTCGGCACGGGAAGGTTAAGCATATCCGCAGTCTTGATGTCGGCGATTTCCTTGAACATATTCATGAGTTCCGGCAGGTTATAGAAGCGGGCGAACCTGGTTTTCGCCCGATAGCCTGTCCCCTCCGGCGCAAGCTCGATGGCCGTCACGGTTTCCCCGAAGGTAGAGGCCCAACAGTCAAAATGCTGGAGTCCGTTTTGGCGCAGAGCTTCATATTGCAGATACCGCTGCATGGTGTACATCTCCGTGATGGAGTTGCTGATCGGCGTTCCTGTGGCAAAGATAATGCCGCGCCCCTCCGTCAGTTCATCCAGGTAACGGCACTTGGCAAACATGTCGGAGGACTTCTGCGCCTCAGTCTGGGACAGGCCTGCCACGTTGCGCATTTTGGTATATAAGAACAGGTTCTTGTAAAAATCGGCCTCGTCCACAAATAAGCGGTCAACGCCTAATTCCTCAAAAGTGACGACATCATCCTTACGGCTGGTGTCATTGAGCTTATCCAGCTTCAGCTTTAAGGTTTTCTTTGTCTTCCTGACTTTAGGACTTATAAGACGAAAAACTGCTAGCACTCAGCCCTGAAAACCGTTTAGATAGCGGAGTTCAGGGCTGATTTTTATGTAGAAAATATATTATATTTTGTCCTATTATGTCCTTTTATATTAGTTGCGATTATGGTATAATAGTTTTAGATATTTTTATCCAGAGGAGCCTTCTGTATGTACGTTGCCATAACAGGCTCGGGCAAGGCCCGGGTCATACAGTTTAGAGAAGATACCCGTATTCCGGGAACAACGAAGAAAAAGACGCATGTCGTGAAGACGATTGGTAACTATGAACGAATGCTCGCTGAGGATCCGGACATTATTGCCAAGCTTAAGGCTGAAGCAGCTGAACTGACAAGGGCAAAGAAGGAAACGAACGCTCCTCTCGCTTTAAGCGTTACCGTTATGGACATCACATCACCTCAGGATGTTGTTCCTTCCTTCAGGTTCGGTCATGCGCTAATCAAACAGCTTTGGAGCACTATGGGGTTAGACGCCTTTTTTCTTGCTAATTGCGGAAAGCGCAATGCTACAGCTGTTGGACAAGCTCTATTCTACCTTGTCGCCCATCGCTGCGCAGATCCTTGCAGTATCCATGCGAGTGCATTGGAACAGAATTCCTATGCGGGTATCCTTTCTCTTGGGATCGATGTCCTTTACGATGTTCTTGATGTACTCTCCCAGCAGAAAGAGGCCATCATAAGCCACCTTGCTGACTTCTTTGAAAAGAAAACCAGCCGCAGTGGTCCTGAAGCATACTATGACGTCACAACGTACGCTTTTGAGAGCACCCGCTGGGGCGAATTACGAATGTTTGGCTTCTCGAAGGATCACAAAAATAACGAAGTTCAGGTGGTCATGGGGCTGCTTTTGGACAACAACGGCATACCCATAACGTATGAACTTTTTCCAGGCAACACGATGGATCAGTGTACTCTGACCCGATCGGTAGAGAAGCTTAAGAGTCTGTACAGGCTGGAAAAGATCACGGTGGTTGCCGACAGAGGACTCAACAGCGGCAGCAATCTTGAGTACCTCTGCAAGGGTGGGCACGACTTCGTCATCAGCTATACTTTAAAGCGTTCTCCTGACTCCTTTAAGGAACTTGTATGGAACG is a window from the Dehalobacter sp. DCA genome containing:
- a CDS encoding IS1634 family transposase, with the translated sequence MYVAITGSGKARVIQFREDTRIPGTTKKKTHVVKTIGNYERMLAEDPDIIAKLKAEAAELTRAKKETNAPLALSVTVMDITSPQDVVPSFRFGHALIKQLWSTMGLDAFFLANCGKRNATAVGQALFYLVAHRCADPCSIHASALEQNSYAGILSLGIDVLYDVLDVLSQQKEAIISHLADFFEKKTSRSGPEAYYDVTTYAFESTRWGELRMFGFSKDHKNNEVQVVMGLLLDNNGIPITYELFPGNTMDQCTLTRSVEKLKSLYRLEKITVVADRGLNSGSNLEYLCKGGHDFVISYTLKRSPDSFKELVWNDEGWQDSVDLATGEITSRSKIVEQILEVKVPIDQDEESAEKKKRGRPRKYTIEKIPVKIHLTWSAKRANKDRSDRERVLEKLKKRLDKPYQLKAAVKRGCNQFLQMELDTEDWKLDEAKIEQAARYDGYYAVITNNLNLSTDEVSKIYGGLWKIEESFRILKTDLRARPVFVWNDEHIKGHFAMCFIALCILRYAQYLLEQSMGKSVSAAQIMEAIQDPLALVQGEYPNNIVTPTQVSQTYLDLASILKLTPLKTNMTLTKFRSCTKLDLTINLK
- a CDS encoding DUF3991 and TOPRIM domain-containing protein, translated to MPYVTPEQIERAKQMDLLTYLQYYEPHELVHFSGNVYTTRTHDSLKISNGRWCWWSRSIGGRSALDYLIKVRGMTLPEAVIQIDGRAAIMPPVPSKAQEPTNQRNLLLPEKNKNNNCVIAYLSGRGIHRTLIEYSIRTGRLYEGHEHHNAVFVGFNRQGVPKYATFRGTTGKRFLGEAEGSDKHFSFSIPARQGSRKLHLFESAIDLLSYGTLELFSGRDWRKENCLSLAGIYKPKKIIEQSTSPAALVQYLKDFPQIKEIALHLDNDTAGRLAAKTLQTILSPAYAISDEPPKCGKDMNDYLKNVLEKRHGQER
- a CDS encoding ATP-binding protein, with protein sequence MIQRDLYMKQIRPFIGKPFVKVLTGIRRCGKSSILMMLRDELQSSGVAPENILYINFENLDFSDLNTAEKLHSYVKARMTGEGRYYILLDEIQEVKRWEKAVNSLLAGANSDLYITGSNSRLLSSELATYIAGRYIEIKINTLSFKEYLLFKEVRTGEKPVNMREEVRDYIRLGGFPAVHIGDYEEDTAYRIVNDIYSSAILRDTVQRHNIRNIELLERVVKFVFDNIGNTFSAKNVADYFKSQQRKIDLNTVYNYLSALESAYIIRKIPRYDIKGKEILQTNEKYYIGDQSLAYAVMGYKDRLIAGILENIVMLELERRGYRVFVGKLDTKEVDFIAERKNEKVYVQVSYTPAVAQETINREFAPLLAIKDHYPKYVVTMDDFWNDNVEGIKHKHLAEFLLMDVY